Proteins found in one Plodia interpunctella isolate USDA-ARS_2022_Savannah chromosome 24, ilPloInte3.2, whole genome shotgun sequence genomic segment:
- the LOC128680563 gene encoding uncharacterized protein LOC128680563, with the protein MKFFLLLVVSVVAVYSKPAGENDVIGSVIGVVKNCAEGDVSLCLKERALKYVENINSAREVNIADGISLIGTGSSRSARSFEPLPEEPVARENQVESRLVDAAADFMENHIIQLRMPKSTVEDVKRSLEEGRGKKKKLKQLLPILALLQLKIQSLIPLFLAIIAFAAIKGLMLAKAALLASALVLLKKLLSKHEHHESYEVVAHPHHEEHYSHGGGHGGWGRSSQDAQALAYNAYSN; encoded by the exons ATGAAGTTCTTCCTCCTTTTAGTAGTGAGTGTCGTGGCGGTGTACTCCAAGCCAGCGGGAGAGAATGACGTCATAGGATCCGTGATCGGTGTCGTGAAGAATTGTGCCGAAGGAGACGTTTCCCTGTGCCTCAAG GAAAGAGCCCTGAAATATGTTGAAAACATCAATTCTGCTAGGGAGGTCAACATTGCTGATGGCATCAGTCTCATCGGGACTGGATCCAGTAGATCAGCCAGATCCTTCGAGCCTTTACCTGAAGAACCTGTGGCCAGGGAAAACCAAGTGGAGTCCAGACTAGTAGACGCTGCAGCGGACTTCATGGAAAACCACATAATTCAACTGCGCATGCCTAAAAGCACCGTTGAAGATGTCAAGCGATCGCTTGAGGAAG GTCGTggcaaaaagaagaaattgaAGCAACTGTTACCCATCCTCGCTCTCCTGCAACTGAAGATCCAGTCCCTCATTCCCTTGTTCTTGGCCATCATTGCTTTCGCTGCCATCAAGGGTCTGATGTTGGCCAAGGCTGCCCTTTTGGCTTCTGCCCTGGTTCTGCTGAAGAAACTGCTGTCGAAACATGAGCATCATGAAAGCTATGAAGTGGTAGCCCATCCTCATCATGAGGAACACTACAGCCATGGAGGTGGTCACGGCGGATGGGGAAGGTCATCACAAGATGCCCAGGCCCTCGCCTACAACGCATACTCAAACTAA